Proteins encoded in a region of the Zea mays cultivar B73 chromosome 2, Zm-B73-REFERENCE-NAM-5.0, whole genome shotgun sequence genome:
- the LOC100278273 gene encoding uncharacterized protein LOC100278273: protein MQVAVRPLAPSAVGGGGAFSAGLVRSVREWRGRTHRRVISFSSAGQGGEEAARRETPEETRKRLEELDALLEGLVEPKMRPPTPPPPPDPYLDRATMITGRGSSADELPEFSPTYVAFSTLGLVILTIFTNVMFNLYIKPSVDGVDPPPERIQRTALVNPADRPSE, encoded by the exons ATGCAGGTGGCAGTCCGCCCGCTCGCTCCGAGCGCCGTCGGAGGAGGAGGTGCGTTTTCGGCCGGTCTTGTCCGGTCCGTGCGTGAGTGGAGGGGGAGGACGCATCGGAGGGTAATCAGCTTCTCGTCGGCGGGACAGGGGGGCGAGGAGGCGGCGCGGCGCGAGACGCCGGAGGAGACGCGGAAGCGGCTGGAGGAGCTggacgcgctgctggaggggctgGTCGAGCCCAAGATGCGGCCGCCAACGCCACCTCCTCCTCCGG ATCCGTACCTGGACCGAGCCACGATGATAACTGGGCGGGGATCATCAGCCGACGAGCTGCCAGAGTTTTCTCCGACATACGTGGCGTTCTCGACGCTTGGACTCGTCATCCTCACCATCTTCACCAACGTCATGTTCAACCTGTACATAAAACCCTCCGTGGACGGCGTCGATCCACCGCCTGAAAGAATCCAGAGAACGGCCCTAGTCAATCCAGCAGACAGGCCGTCCGAATAG
- the LOC103647758 gene encoding uncharacterized protein, which yields MAASGSGGNEPSGRPWTATSTWTPGPAGGAVADAVSFETSDDDAEASPAGVVLCHPSADSDRDMTPCPCEVTVSFRGKYEIHRVYVRSTARIYELYHSPDAKGTSKDYLCTVRCGLAVKETQCCGEESMSQWTGSALNSDKREHEAKSVSSASDEDSWVDVKIPESPAGNKTPESQERSVIRTCRENTLPHYEATAEMTDVNPCVSLTVRLLSLQSKTSVHIEEIYIFADPVEPTDDVSVRGPVNMGGSSLLAMLVPGLMQMSKSRNLKIDDSYFSDGSRNQESSKCESFTQEAGPCSTNDSKHTSAGIENGMNSTVGVSASDDKSSQGEFHFKDPDSLPLPVQTLESTQAPSVKNQHELNTGYLANPIMSENLTPSNHIERKLDTLLSKVENMELFCSRFEDSMIKPLGSIEARLQRLEEQFSSFAVDIQSLRDYSAFRSAPDGMPNTKSSQEEAHNDANDRSTSTSDRKPGLVVRAPDFVSDDSCGCNVITNGSRVNCHGPNVVPRILVKAPDFISQPELTDENLHDGHALSSEKECKTSPGLVVKVPELPDDDDDDGVEDKKQAEVCGDGDDHTRSDDTLRKSTAGNTKSKKSVSINGALASALEALLTSTIGTSYSKPTICATSNLSAENINGFFSCSPCPEKTGEMSTKDGSAVQILGTSGDPNLVGAFISSQEIDTAPHNSLSKEMLDSKVEINEQNCDINTENVAFVAITEPLDVPSQADTVEESINDGSWVNRQNYGSNLNAMPYAMNVEPLDPPKPPTVSEPVDSGVQVNEDRPSISLVEFLAARNASSCKNGTSEVCLGNVAAEKLSFERTSAGAGKNSKNISQLLVKKALEVDADKIFFLFSVPIGPKFEGSSSPTPRTSGHNINNTEEAVSDKECGVKDTKNGFRPSLGMDSIFSQYHATDSKKNLSENSSSDRILDESFSKQNGEQSRSSLSSMVSFSGASATEPVVPGSGTSENYVEDLTGVRDRPVATLNSGEELQKVCDLLYEFKDEMLRASVAKCTNKSSPSLEALLAESSDSEAQISDLEGTDSGAGIGSGRLFSTLSSSDDDDASAADEPLVDVADLTTPPERYTSVPSDEPLVDIADLTNPSGIDASSVNEPPADVVDLLHTSNEPLVSLDGLPNHPEMCFGGSSGEHTDSLI from the exons ATGGCGGCGTCGGGATCGGGAGGCAACGAGCCCAGCGGACGGCCCTGGACTGCAACCAGCACGTGGACCCCCGGTCCCGCCGGCGGGGCCGTGGCGGACGCTGTCTCGTTTGAGACCTCCGACGACGACGCGGAGGCGTCACCGGCGGGCGTCGTGCTCTGCCACCCGTCGGCCGACTCGGACCGCGACATGACTCCCTGCCCCTGCGAGGTCACTG TTAGTTTCAGGGGAAAGTATGAGATTCACAGGGTATATGTGCGAAGCACGGCTCGGATATATGAACTATACCACTCTCCTGATGCAAAGGGTACCAGCAAGGATTATCTATGCACTGTGCGTTGTGGACTTGCTGTTAAAGAAACACAGTGCTGTGGTGAAGAAAGTATGTCACAGTGGACTGGCAGTGCTTTAAACAGTGACAAGCGTGAACATGAGGCAAAAAGTGTAAGCAgtgcaagtgatgaagatagttgGGTTGATGTCAAGATTCCAGAATCTCCTGCAGGAAATAAAACACCAGAATCTCAAGAAAGGAGTGTGATTCGAACCTGCCGAGAAAATACTCTG CCACACTATGAAGCTACTGCTGAGATGACTGATGTGAACCCATGTGTATCTCTTACTGTACGTCTTCTATCACTTCAGTCGAAGACATCCGTGCACATTGAGGAAATCTACATATTTGCTGATCCTGTTGAGCCCACCGATGATGTTTCAGTAAGAGGTCCTGTAAACATGGGAGGTAGTTCTTTGCTGGCAATGCTTGTTCCTGGCCTTATGCAAATGTCTAAATCAAGGAATTTGAAAATCGATGACAGTTATTTTTCTGACGGATCAAGGAATCAAGAAAGCAGCAAATGTGAAAGCTTTACACAGGAAGCAGGGCCATGTAGCACAAATGATTCAAAACATACGTCTGCAGGAATAGAAAATGGAATGAACTCTACAGTCGGTGTTTCAGCATCTGATGATAAAAGCAGCCAAGGTGAATTCCATTTCAAGGACCCAGATTCTCTTCCACTCCCTGTACAAACATTAGAAAGTACACAAGCGCCTTCAGTGAAGAACCAGCATGAATTAAACACAGGTTATCTTGCTAATCCCATCATGAGTGAAAACCTTACTCCTTCTAATCATATTGAGAGAAAGCTGGACACTCTGCTTTCGAAGGTAGAGAATATGGAATTATTTTGCTCTAGGTTTGAGGACAGCATGATAAAGCCCCTTGGTAGCATTGAGgcaaggcttcagcgactggagGAACAGTTTAGTTCGTTCGCTGTTGATATTCAGTCTTTGAGAGATTATTCTGCATTTAGGTCAGCACCAGATGGTATGCCTAATACAAAGAGCTCACAGGAGGAAGCACATAATGATGCTAATGATAGAAGTACTTCTACATCTGACAGGAAGCCAGGTTTAGTTGTCAGGGCGCCAGATTTTGTGTCAGATGATTCATGTGGTTGTAATGTGATAACTAATGGAAGCCGTGTTAATTGTCATGGGCCTAATGTGGTGCCAAGAATACTTGTGAAGGCCCCTGATTTTATTTCCCAACCTGAGTTAACGGATGAAAACCTCCATGACGGACATGCTCTATCTTCTGAAAAGGAGTGTAAGACTTCCCCAGGTTTAGTTGTCAAGGTTCCTGAACTcccagatgatgatgatgatgatggagtCGAAGATAAGAAACAGGCAGAAGTTTGTGGTGATGGTGATGATCACACAAGGTCTGATGATACTCTAAGGAAAAGCACAGCTGGCAACACCAAGAGCAAAAAATCTGTATCTATCAATGGCGCGTTGGCATCCGCATTGGAGGCATTACTCACTTCTACCATAGGAACATCATATTCAAAACCTACTATTTGTGCTACCAGTAATTTAAGTGCTGAAAATATTAATGGTTTCTTCAGTTGCTCCCCTTGTCCTGAAAAAACTGGCGAGATGTCCACTAAAGATGGTTCAGCTGTCCAAATTCTGGGTACATCTGGTGATCCAAATTTGGTCGGTGCCTTCATATCTTCTCAGGAAATTGATACAGCTCCACATAATTCTCTCTCAAAGGAAATGTTGGATAGCAAGGTTGAGATAAATGAACAGAACTGTGACATCAATACAGAAAATGTGGCATTTGTTGCAATCACAGAACCATTGGATGTTCCCTCACAGGCTGATACAGTTGAGGAATCTATTAATGATGGAAGTTGGGTGAATAGACAAAACTATGGTTCTAATTTGAATGCAATGCCTTATGCCATGAACGTTGAACCTTTGGATCCTCCTAAGCCTCCTACAGTTTCTGAACCTGTTGATAGTGGAGTTCAGGTGAATGAAGATAGACCTTCCATATCCTTGGTGGAGTTTCTTGCAGCaaggaatgctagctcttgtaagaatGGTACTTCTGAGGTATGCCTTGGTAATGTTGCCGCTGAAAAACTGTCTTTTGAGAGAACATCGGCTGGAGCTGGTAAAAACTCGAAAAATATCAGTCAGCTTCTAGTGAAGAAAGCTCTTGAGGTTGATGCGGACAAGATATTTTTTTTGTTTAGtgtacccattgggccaaaatttgAAGGATCAAGCAGTCCCACCCCCAGAACTAGTGGGCACAATATTAATAATACAGAAGAAGCTGTCTCAGATAAGGAATGTGGCGTGAAGGATACCAAGAATGGATTTAGGCCCTCTTTGGGGATGGACTCTATATTTTCTCAGTACCATGCTACAGATTCTAAGAAAAATTTGAGTGAGAACAGCAGTTCGGACCGGATTCTAGATGAGAGTTTCTCAAAACAGAATGGAGAACAATCTCGGTCAAGTCTGAGTAGTATGGTGTCATTTAGTGGAGCATCTGCCACAGAACCCGTTGTTCCAGGGAGTGGCACATCGGAAAATTACGTGGAAGATCTTACAGGCGTTAGAGATCGTCCTGTTGCAACACTAAATTCTGGGGAAGAGCTCCAAAAGGTCTGTGATTTACTTTATGAGTTTAAGGATGAAATGTTGAGGGCCTCCGTAGCGAAGTGTACAAATAAGAGCAGCCCGTCACTTGAAGCTTTGCTTGCTGAATCATCTGATTCTGAAGCGCAAATCTCTGATCTGGAGGGTACTGACAGTGGTGCTGGCATTGGCTCCGGTCGACTGTTTAGTACACTCTCATCTTCAGATGACGATGATGCTTCTGCTGCGGACGAGCCTTTAGTTGATGTTGCTGACCTGACTACGCCACCAGAGCGATATACTTCTGTCCCCAgcgacgagcctctggttgacatAGCTGACCTGACAAACCCTTCAGGGATAGATGCTTCTTCAGTGAATGAGCCTCCGGCTGATGTGGTTGATCTGCTACATACTTCAAACGAGCCTTTGGTCAGTTTGGATGGTCTGCCAAACCATCCAGAGATGTGTTTTGGTGGGAGCAGTGGAGAACATACCGACAGTCTTATTTAA
- the LOC100192691 gene encoding Remorin 4.1: protein MLSEQTAASTSSGEHQERSVVEDRRLQPVGENEEAEFRDIHALSPPPSQPSSYRRSRHASVGSDTASSEPFPTMSREFSAMVAAAAAIANGAAADRLGEAEDEETNPLAIVPDSNPIPSPRRARGPPTPGAGAAHANGDGGVSVGQVRKEEVESKIAAWQIAEVAKVNNRFKREEVVINGWEGDQVEKAGAWLNKYEVVSPSHRSTPPHSLTSVVRTVQCLLTDTNACNVQRKLEEKRAKAMEKAQNEVARARHKAEAKRASAEAKRGTKVARVLELANFMRAVGRAPSAKRSFF from the coding sequence ATGTTGAGTGAACAGACGGCGGCTAGCACTAGCAGCGGCGAGCATCAGGAGAGGAGCGTCGTCGAGGACAGGCGGCTACAGCCGGTGGGGGAGAACGAGGAGGCGGAGTTCAGGGACATCCACGCGCTGAGCCCGCCGCCGAGCCAGCCTTCGTCGTACCGCCGGAGCAGGCACGCGTCCGTCGGGAGCGACACCGCGTCCAGCGAGCCCTTCCCGACCATGAGCAGGGAGTTCTCGGCCATGGTCGCCGCCGCAGCAGCCATCGCCAACGGTGCCGCCGCCGACAGGCTCGGGGAGGCCGAGGACGAGGAGACCAACCCGCTGGCCATCGTGCCGGACAGCAACCCCATCCCGTCGCCGCGCCGGGCCCGGGGCCCGCCCACCCCAGGCGCCGGCGCCGCCCACGCCAACGGCGACGGTGGGGTGTCCGTGGGGCAGGTCAGGAAGGAGGAGGTGGAGTCCAAGATCGCCGCGTGGCAGATCGCCGAGGTGGCCAAGGTCAACAACCGGTTCAAGCGCGAGGAGGTCGTCATCAACGGCTGGGAGGGCGACCAGGTGGAGAAGGCCGGCGCCTGGCTCAACAAGTACGAGGTAGTCAGTCCATCGCATCGATCTACACCTCCACACTCACTGACTAGCGTCGTCCGAACTGTCCAGTGCTTGCTGACTGATACCAACGCATGTAATGTGCAGAGGAAGCTCGAGGAGAAGCGCGCCAAGGCGATGGAGAAGGCGCAGAACGAGGTGGCCAGGGCGCGGCACAAGGCGGAGGCGAAGCGCGCGTCGGCGGAGGCCAAGCGGGGCACCAAGGTCGCGCGGGTGCTGGAGCTCGCCAACTTCATGAGGGCCGTGGGGAGGGCGCCCTCCGCCAAGCGCTCCTTCTTCTGA
- the LOC100192691 gene encoding remorin 4.1 isoform X1, with product MLSEQTAASTSSGEHQERSVVEDRRLQPVGENEEAEFRDIHALSPPPSQPSSYRRSRHASVGSDTASSEPFPTMSREFSAMVAAAAAIANGAAADRLGEAEDEETNPLAIVPDSNPIPSPRRARGPPTPGAGAAHANGDGGVSVGQVRKEEVESKIAAWQIAEVAKVNNRFKREEVVINGWEGDQVEKAGAWLNKYERKLEEKRAKAMEKAQNEVARARHKAEAKRASAEAKRGTKVARVLELANFMRAVGRAPSAKRSFF from the exons ATGTTGAGTGAACAGACGGCGGCTAGCACTAGCAGCGGCGAGCATCAGGAGAGGAGCGTCGTCGAGGACAGGCGGCTACAGCCGGTGGGGGAGAACGAGGAGGCGGAGTTCAGGGACATCCACGCGCTGAGCCCGCCGCCGAGCCAGCCTTCGTCGTACCGCCGGAGCAGGCACGCGTCCGTCGGGAGCGACACCGCGTCCAGCGAGCCCTTCCCGACCATGAGCAGGGAGTTCTCGGCCATGGTCGCCGCCGCAGCAGCCATCGCCAACGGTGCCGCCGCCGACAGGCTCGGGGAGGCCGAGGACGAGGAGACCAACCCGCTGGCCATCGTGCCGGACAGCAACCCCATCCCGTCGCCGCGCCGGGCCCGGGGCCCGCCCACCCCAGGCGCCGGCGCCGCCCACGCCAACGGCGACGGTGGGGTGTCCGTGGGGCAGGTCAGGAAGGAGGAGGTGGAGTCCAAGATCGCCGCGTGGCAGATCGCCGAGGTGGCCAAGGTCAACAACCGGTTCAAGCGCGAGGAGGTCGTCATCAACGGCTGGGAGGGCGACCAGGTGGAGAAGGCCGGCGCCTGGCTCAACAAGTACGAG AGGAAGCTCGAGGAGAAGCGCGCCAAGGCGATGGAGAAGGCGCAGAACGAGGTGGCCAGGGCGCGGCACAAGGCGGAGGCGAAGCGCGCGTCGGCGGAGGCCAAGCGGGGCACCAAGGTCGCGCGGGTGCTGGAGCTCGCCAACTTCATGAGGGCCGTGGGGAGGGCGCCCTCCGCCAAGCGCTCCTTCTTCTGA